CTGTCGTCATGGCGACAGCAAGGCGTCCACGTGGCTGCTAGCCGAAGACCGGCGTGGCGCCGGGCGGCGGAGGGACGGCGAACGCGTTGAGTGCCGCGGCCAGGGTCGTGTAGTAGCCGAACAGGAAGACCAGCTCGGCGACGCCCCGCTCGTCGAACACCGCGCGCGCGACCCGGTAGAGGTCGTCGCCCACCGCGCGGTCACGCGAGAGGGCGGCGCACACGTCGTACGCCGCCGCCTCCTCCGCCGAGAGCCCGTCGGGACGTGCGCCCGCGCGCAGCTGGTCGAGGACGCGTTCCGGCATGCCGACGTGACGCGCGACCGCGGAGTGGGCGTACCACTCGAACTCGCACTTCCAGTCACACGACACCATCAGGATCACCAGCTCGCGCACGCGCGCCGGAAGAGTCGACTCGTACCTGAGCACCTCACCGACGCGCTGGAGCGCACCGCCGAGCTCGGGGCTCATCAGCATCGCGTTGAACGGGCCGTGCAGGCTGCCGTCCGCGGCCGTCAGCTCGAAGAGCCGCGGACCCGACGACCGCTTGCCGCCGACGATCGCGTCGTACACGACCCGCTGGTCCGCGGACAGTTCCTCGGGGGTGGGCCGGCTGAGTCGTGACACCGTTCTCCTCACGCGGGCGATGGCGCCGGGGCGGCGCACCCCGTCACGCTAGTGTCGCCCGCCGGAAATTCGTGTGATATATCGTGC
The sequence above is drawn from the Streptosporangiales bacterium genome and encodes:
- a CDS encoding carboxymuconolactone decarboxylase family protein, encoding MSRLSRPTPEELSADQRVVYDAIVGGKRSSGPRLFELTAADGSLHGPFNAMLMSPELGGALQRVGEVLRYESTLPARVRELVILMVSCDWKCEFEWYAHSAVARHVGMPERVLDQLRAGARPDGLSAEEAAAYDVCAALSRDRAVGDDLYRVARAVFDERGVAELVFLFGYYTTLAAALNAFAVPPPPGATPVFG